GTATCATCCTTTGTTATATGGGCAGTTCCTAATAATATTTGGTCACCTGAAACTACCCTCTTTAAAGGAACTCTAAACACTTTTGCATCTGGAATATTGGGATTTTTAGCTCCCTCTTTTAATATAACGAATTTTTTCCCATCTGCATCAACAACTATACAATAACCCTCATCCCAATGCGGCTCTAATTGGAATGTTTCAGCAAACACAACAGGTTTTCTCATCTCATCGTAGTTTTTGAATAGATAGACAACGTCTGCAATATCTATACTATTATCACAGTTTACATCCCCTTCATCCAATGGTATGTTCCTATGCTTGAAGAGATAAACGACATCGGCAATATCTACGCTTCCATCATGGTTTATATCTCCTATCTTAAAACCTAAAGAGATAGGCATTACAATTAAAGCAAGCAAAACGAGTATTATTCTTTTCATGTCATCACCTTAGTAAAGATAATTTAATATTTTATAAAAATTTCTTTAACAAATATATAAAACATAAAACAAATATATATAAATTTTTGTTTAAATTAATTAAATATTTAAATAAAAAAATAAAATTTAAAATCTTAACTATTTTGAGTGTGGTGCATAATTTATACATCTGAATTTATACTCTAACATCTTTAATCCTTATTAATGGATACTTATATGTTTTTAGGTTGTAAATCGCTAATATCTGTGCGGTTACAACCGATAACATACAGAAAACGTACTTCTTCTTAAAACCTTTTATATTCGTCCAGAATCTATTCATAATCTGGTTTTCGCTTACGAAGTAAGCGAGCAACGAAATGCGAAGCATTTCGTCTAATTTATTATCGAATTTAACTGCTCTATTCGTTCTCTCATCTCTGCAAACTTTTTATCCATTTTTCTCTTCGAAGCGAAGCTTCGAGTAATGAAAATCTCTGATTTTCATCTGATTTTATCTTTACCTAATCTTCTTGGATTATGTCCAGTTGCAAACATAACACCATAAACTTGCCACGCTGCCATAAAAGTTATGAATAATTTTTATATATTATTACCTTAGTATGTTGTTAAATATAAAATTATTATGATGTGGTGGTAATATGAATAACGTCTGTGAAGTTGTTGAGTTGAGTGGACATATCATAGACTCCCACATACTACCCAATGTGCTGGATAAGATAATCCTAATGGGTGGAGATTTTGAGATAGAAAAACTTGAAGTTGGGAAAACAAATGAAGATATTTCTTATGCAAAACTTATCGTTAAAGGAAAAGACCACAAACATTTAGATGGCATCTTGAGAGAAATTCAGCAGATGGGTGCTATAGTATCAACAAAAGATGCTAAGACAGAAAAAGCCTTGGATGATTGTGTTTTACCAGATAATTTTTATGGAACCACAAATTTACCAACTTACGTTAAAATTGATGGTGTTTGGAAGGAAGTGGAGGATATTGAGATGGATTGTGTTATAGTTATTGAGAATAGGGATGGGGAAAAAGTCCCTGTATGCAAAAGGATGGGTCTTGTGAAGAAGGGGGATGATGTTGTTGTTGGTTATGGAGGAATAAGGGTAATTCCATTAGAAAGAACAAGAGAAAAGGATATATTTGGATTTATGCAAAGTGAGGTCTCTCCTGAGAAGCCATTAGATTATTACTCAAAAACAATAGCAAAAGAAATGAAGAAGATAAAGGAAAAAGGAGGAAATATTGTCTGGGTTGTGGGGACGGCAATAGCACATACAAGAGCCCATAAGATATTGGAAGAACTTGTAAGGGAGGGTTATGTTGATGCACTATTCTGCGGAAATGGTTTTGCCACAATGGATATTGAATATGCATTATTTAAAACAACTTTGGGCATGGATGATGAATGTAATGTTGTTAAGGGAGGATATAAAAGCCATCTCGTGGCAATAAATGAAATGTGGAAAGTTGGGGGAATAAAAAAGGCAGTAGAAAAAGGAATTTTAACAAAAGGTGTGTTGTATGAATGTGTGAAGAATAATATCCCATATGTAATTGGTGGTTCATTGAGAGATGATGGACCTTTGCCAGATACAATAAGGGATGTTATAGTTGCTCAAGATGAGATGAGGAGATACGCTAAAAAAGCAGATATGTGTGTTATATTGGCAACAATGCTTCATGGTATTGCTACTGGGAATATACTACCTGCAAGAGTTAAAACAGTTTGCATTGATATGAATCCTTATGTTGTTACAAGATTGCAAGATAGGGGAACACATCAAGCACTCGGCATTGTTTCTGACCCATGTGCATTTTTGCATTTGTTAAAGAAGGATTTGGATAATCTCAGTTAATTTAATTAATAAAATTTAATTGGGTATCGCACGTATGCTTTTTCTTCTGTATCCTCTGAATTCATCAACATTTTCCGTTAAGAAAGATTTTTAAATTCATTATCCCATCCTCTGGATGTATTTTGTTGCATTGACCATTGCTATTGCCCCTTCCCCTACCGCCTTAGATACCTGCATAACCCTCCCTGTCACATCCCCACACGCATATATGCCATCAATGTTTGTTTTGCAGTTTTTATCCACAACAACAAACCCACTCCTCAACTCTATTCCACTATTTCCCAAAAATTCCGTATTTGGAATGTGCCCCAAACTTACAAAAATCCCATCCGCTTTAAATATCTCTTCTTTTCCATCCCTTTCAATTTTTAATCCTTCTACTTTTTCTTTTCCGATTATCTCTATTGGTTTGGCATTGTATATAATCTCCACATTCTTTGCCTCTTTTAATTTATCGAGCATAATTGGTTCTGCAACTTTTATTTTATCTTTATCAGTTATAAGGTAGATTTTGTTTGCAATATCCTTCAAATTTATTGCAGACATTACACCTGGAGTATCCCTCCCTACAACAATGACGTCCTTTTTTAAGTAAAAGAATGCATCGCATGTTGTGCAGTAACTAACCCCTTTGCCAACGAACCTATCTTCATTCAATCCCAATCTTTTTGGTCTTGTTCCTGAGGCAATTATAATGGTTTTGGTTTTGTATTCGTTGTTTTTGGTTATTACCTTAAATGGCCTCTCACTTGTATCAATCTTTAAAACCTCCTCATGAACTATTGGTAAATTAAATTTCTTAGCATGTTCGGTAAACTTCTGTGCCAACTCAAAGCCCCTAATTTCATCAAAACCCGGATAGTTCTCAACAATTCCTGCCTCTGCTATCCTTCCTCCAGGATTTTCCTTCTCAATGCATAGAGCATTTAATTTTGCTCTCATTGCATAAATTCCTGCAGTTAATCCTGCTGGCCCTCCACCAATTATTATTGTATCATAAATCATTCTTTCACCGCCTTAATTTGAATTCACGTTTTAGTTAAAACACCTGCAAAATTGTGGTATCCTGAAATTATTTCGCCATAATTATATTATGCCTACGTTCTATATACTTCTCTAAATGAACGGGACTCGTTAGCTTACATTTCGGCAAAGCATTTAAGACCAATTCGATAGTTTCTTTATCTATGTTCCTTGCCTTCTACCTCTACGTTTTAATTCGGGAATTCTTCCAGTTTCCCGATACTCTCTCCATATCTGCTGAACCCTACGTTCGGATATATTTAGTTTCTTTGCCATGACTTTCGTTCTCTTTCCTTTCTCTTTCCATCTAATTATTTTTCGAATTTTCTTCTGGTTTAGATTCACCCTCTCATATTTTTATGAGTGTTATCATTCGAATATTTATAATATCATGTGCGAAATAATTTCGGGATACCATATTCGGGCATATACAAAAGAAAAATTTATATATCAAAAAATTAATAATGATGGCGATTAAGAGTTTTAGTGATTTGGAATACATTAAATTTAAATAAAATCATTGATTTTATATAAACACATAACAAAAGTACGGAGGAATGATTATGGCATTGAGACCAGGAAAGTGTTACAGAGGTGTGGATAAACCACCATATACAAGAAAAGAATACATAAGAGGAGTACCTCAGCCAAAAATCGTTCACTACATAATGGGAGACCTAAGAAGAGATTTTCCTATACAAATGAGTTTGGTTGCTAAGGAATCTGTACAAATAAGGCATAATGCATTAGAAGCAGCGAGAGTTGCAGGAAACAAATACTTAACGAAAAAATGCGGTAGAATGGGTTACAGATTCCAAATTAGGGTTTACCCACACCAAGTTTTAAGAGAACACAAGATGGCATGTGGGGCTGGAGCGGACAGGATTTCTGATGGTATGAGATTGGCATTTGGTAAGCCAATTGGAACAGCAGCAAGAGTAAGAAAAAACCAGCCAATTATAACAGTTTGGATAGAACCTGACAAACTCACTGATGCAAAAGAGGCTTTAAGAAGATGTGCTATGAAGTTGCCGGTTTCATGTAAGGTAGTAATTGAAAAAGGAAAAGAATTAGTCAAATAATTTTAAATAATTTATTTTTTTAAGTTTAAGTTAATTTATTAAATCCAATTTAGTGGTTTGTTGTGTTTTGTATTTAATTTATATATTTAAATTTATAATTAACGGCCCATACTCAAAAATATATATGAAAAGTTACAGAAAAGTTAAATGATGATAAAAATAATTAACTCTGAGAAATACAATTGAATTGAGTACAAAAGATATATATAAAACTTGGAGAAATGATTAACTGTAATGATAAAAACTTTCAGGTGGGGATACCATATGAAACTAATCGCATGGTTAGATGAACTCTCAAATAAGGACGTTAACATTGCAGGAGGAAAAGGAGCATCATTGGGAGAAATGTGGAACGCTGGCTTACCAGTCCCACCAGCATTTGTAGTTACCGCAGATGCATATAGATATTTTATTAGAGAAACAGGATTGCAAGACAAGATAAGAAAAATCTTAAGTGGACTTGACATTAACAATACAGAAAAATTAATCAAAGCATCAGAAGAGATTAGGAAGTTAATTGAAAGCGTTGAGATGCCAGAGGATTTAAAGTTGGCGATTATTGAATCATACAATAAATTATGTGAAATGAGTGGGGAAGATGAAGTTTTTGTTGCTGTAAGAAGTTCAGCAACCGCTGAGGATTTACCTGAGGCAAGTTTTGCTGGACAGCAAGACACATATTTGAATGTTAAAGGGGCGGAAAATGTTGTCAAATATGTGCGAAAATGTTTCTCATCATTATTTACTCCAAGAGCAATATTCTACAGAGAAGAGCAAGGCTTTGACCACTTTGAAGTTGCTCTTGCTGCTGTTGTGCAAAAGATGGTAAATGCAGATAAGGCAGGAGTGATGTTTACAGTAAATCCAATAAACAAGGACTACAATCAATTGGTTATTGAAGCAGCATGGGGATTAGGAGAAGGAGTTGTAAGCGGAACAGTTAGC
This sequence is a window from Methanotorris formicicus Mc-S-70. Protein-coding genes within it:
- a CDS encoding ornithine cyclodeaminase, translating into MNNVCEVVELSGHIIDSHILPNVLDKIILMGGDFEIEKLEVGKTNEDISYAKLIVKGKDHKHLDGILREIQQMGAIVSTKDAKTEKALDDCVLPDNFYGTTNLPTYVKIDGVWKEVEDIEMDCVIVIENRDGEKVPVCKRMGLVKKGDDVVVGYGGIRVIPLERTREKDIFGFMQSEVSPEKPLDYYSKTIAKEMKKIKEKGGNIVWVVGTAIAHTRAHKILEELVREGYVDALFCGNGFATMDIEYALFKTTLGMDDECNVVKGGYKSHLVAINEMWKVGGIKKAVEKGILTKGVLYECVKNNIPYVIGGSLRDDGPLPDTIRDVIVAQDEMRRYAKKADMCVILATMLHGIATGNILPARVKTVCIDMNPYVVTRLQDRGTHQALGIVSDPCAFLHLLKKDLDNLS
- the trxR gene encoding F420-dependent thioredoxin reductase gives rise to the protein MIYDTIIIGGGPAGLTAGIYAMRAKLNALCIEKENPGGRIAEAGIVENYPGFDEIRGFELAQKFTEHAKKFNLPIVHEEVLKIDTSERPFKVITKNNEYKTKTIIIASGTRPKRLGLNEDRFVGKGVSYCTTCDAFFYLKKDVIVVGRDTPGVMSAINLKDIANKIYLITDKDKIKVAEPIMLDKLKEAKNVEIIYNAKPIEIIGKEKVEGLKIERDGKEEIFKADGIFVSLGHIPNTEFLGNSGIELRSGFVVVDKNCKTNIDGIYACGDVTGRVMQVSKAVGEGAIAMVNATKYIQRMG
- a CDS encoding helix-turn-helix domain-containing protein, whose amino-acid sequence is MNLNQKKIRKIIRWKEKGKRTKVMAKKLNISERRVQQIWREYRETGRIPELKRRGRRQGT
- the rplJ gene encoding 50S ribosomal protein L16 produces the protein MALRPGKCYRGVDKPPYTRKEYIRGVPQPKIVHYIMGDLRRDFPIQMSLVAKESVQIRHNALEAARVAGNKYLTKKCGRMGYRFQIRVYPHQVLREHKMACGAGADRISDGMRLAFGKPIGTAARVRKNQPIITVWIEPDKLTDAKEALRRCAMKLPVSCKVVIEKGKELVK